A single Carnobacterium alterfunditum DSM 5972 DNA region contains:
- the purL gene encoding phosphoribosylformylglycinamidine synthase subunit PurL, which yields MVFLEPTPEQVKELEIYREWGLTDEEYASISEDILHRLPNYTETGLFSVMWSEHCSYKNSKSTLRKFPTSGAQVLQGPGEGAGIVDIGDGQAVVFKVESHNHPSAVEPYEGAATGVGGIIRDIFSMGARPIAILDSLRFGELDNERTKYIFEEVVAGVSGYGNCIGIPTVGGETVFDPCYKGNPLVNVMCVGLIDQKDIQKGQAKGTGNTIMYVGAKTGRDGIHGATFASVEFKEEEEAQRSAVQVGDPFMEKLLMEACLECIYDYSDALIGIQDMGAAGLVSSSAEMASKAGSGLILNLDDVPQRETNMTPYEIMLSESQERMLLCIKKGEEQRIIELFEKYELAAVTIGEVTDDGLYRLFHDGKEVANLPVDALAEDAPEYIKPKQEPARIALFAAMADYQPTFTSAAETLVSLLQQPTLASKKNIYQTYDSMVRTSTVVGPGSDAAVIRIRGTEKALAMTTDCNSRYIYLNPEIGGQIAVSEAARNIVASGGKPLAITDCLNYGNPDKPEIFWELSTSADGISEACRLFDTPVISGNVSLYNEMDGEAIYPTPLIGMVGLIEDSKHITTQAFKNANDRIFLIGDTKADFNGSELQKLELGKIEGKLMDFDLTIEKENQDAVLKAIQAGLIESAHDLSEGGLAVGLMESVFDTKLGFDVTVAMDKKWLFSETQSRFILTVKPENVPAFKALVKSSATDIGTVKNNGIAKIATENETITLAVKEVEMKWQEAIPCLLKQKA from the coding sequence ATGGTTTTCTTGGAACCGACACCTGAACAAGTAAAAGAGTTGGAAATTTATCGTGAATGGGGATTAACTGACGAAGAGTACGCAAGCATCAGTGAAGATATTTTACACCGGTTACCGAACTATACCGAGACAGGCCTGTTTTCTGTTATGTGGAGTGAACATTGCTCTTATAAAAATTCAAAATCGACCTTGCGAAAATTTCCTACTTCAGGGGCACAAGTGCTGCAAGGACCTGGTGAAGGTGCCGGTATCGTTGATATCGGTGATGGACAAGCGGTGGTCTTCAAGGTGGAAAGCCATAATCATCCATCTGCGGTTGAACCATACGAAGGAGCAGCTACTGGTGTCGGAGGTATTATTCGTGATATTTTTAGTATGGGAGCTCGTCCAATAGCGATCCTTGACTCTCTGCGTTTTGGGGAGTTAGACAACGAACGCACAAAATATATCTTCGAAGAAGTTGTAGCTGGAGTTAGTGGTTACGGTAATTGCATTGGTATTCCAACGGTTGGTGGAGAAACGGTTTTTGATCCATGTTACAAAGGGAATCCTCTGGTGAATGTGATGTGTGTCGGCTTGATCGACCAAAAAGATATCCAAAAAGGGCAAGCTAAAGGGACAGGGAATACGATCATGTATGTGGGCGCAAAAACGGGACGTGATGGTATTCATGGAGCGACTTTTGCTTCTGTTGAATTCAAAGAGGAAGAAGAAGCCCAACGTTCAGCTGTTCAGGTAGGAGATCCATTTATGGAAAAACTATTGATGGAAGCTTGTCTAGAATGTATCTATGATTATTCTGACGCGTTGATTGGGATCCAAGATATGGGAGCTGCAGGGCTTGTTTCTTCAAGTGCTGAAATGGCCTCAAAAGCGGGTAGTGGATTGATTTTGAATTTGGATGATGTCCCACAACGTGAAACAAATATGACCCCTTATGAAATCATGCTTTCTGAATCGCAAGAGCGGATGTTGTTGTGTATCAAGAAGGGCGAAGAACAACGGATTATTGAGTTGTTTGAAAAATATGAATTAGCAGCTGTTACTATCGGTGAAGTCACAGATGATGGGTTATACCGTCTGTTCCATGATGGAAAAGAAGTGGCTAACTTACCAGTCGATGCTTTAGCAGAGGATGCGCCGGAGTACATTAAACCAAAGCAAGAGCCTGCTCGTATCGCGTTGTTTGCTGCAATGGCTGACTACCAGCCAACCTTTACGTCTGCTGCGGAAACACTGGTTAGTTTGTTGCAACAACCAACGCTTGCTTCAAAGAAAAATATTTATCAGACATATGATTCTATGGTCCGTACGAGCACCGTGGTGGGACCTGGAAGTGATGCTGCCGTTATTCGCATACGTGGAACTGAAAAAGCACTTGCGATGACGACTGATTGCAATAGCCGTTATATCTATTTGAACCCTGAGATTGGTGGACAGATCGCTGTTTCAGAAGCCGCGCGTAATATCGTTGCTAGTGGAGGGAAACCATTAGCTATCACAGATTGTCTGAATTACGGAAATCCTGATAAACCAGAAATTTTCTGGGAATTGAGCACTTCTGCAGATGGCATATCAGAAGCCTGTCGTTTATTTGATACCCCCGTTATCTCGGGCAACGTATCGCTCTACAATGAAATGGATGGCGAAGCTATTTATCCGACACCGTTGATTGGAATGGTCGGTCTGATCGAAGATAGTAAACATATCACAACCCAGGCATTTAAAAATGCCAATGATCGGATTTTCTTAATTGGTGATACAAAAGCAGACTTTAATGGGTCCGAATTACAAAAATTAGAATTAGGGAAAATCGAAGGGAAACTAATGGACTTCGACTTGACGATCGAAAAAGAAAACCAAGATGCTGTTTTGAAAGCCATCCAAGCTGGCCTGATAGAAAGTGCCCATGATTTATCAGAAGGCGGATTAGCAGTTGGTTTGATGGAGAGTGTCTTTGATACCAAACTAGGATTCGATGTAACAGTTGCGATGGATAAGAAATGGTTATTCAGCGAAACGCAATCGCGGTTCATATTAACAGTCAAACCTGAAAATGTTCCTGCATTCAAAGCGCTAGTTAAATCAAGTGCAACAGACATCGGAACAGTGAAGAATAATGGAATAGCGAAAATTGCTACTGAAAACGAGACAATTACTTTAGCTGTAAAAGAAGTAGAAATGAAATGGCAGGAGGCTATCCCATGTTTGCTGAAACAAAAAGCTTAA
- the purQ gene encoding phosphoribosylformylglycinamidine synthase subunit PurQ — protein sequence MKFAVIVFPGSNCDLDMYAAVKDILGVDAEYVQHYEKSLQGFDAVLLPGGFSYGDYLRTGAIARFSNIMAEVIRFAQEGKPVFGTCNGFQILTEVGLLPGALRRNDSLKFISKQQKLKVANTHTSFTTAYEPGEIITLPIAHGEGNYYCDKETLQQLKDNDQIVFTYTNDNPNGSVENIAGIINKQGNVLGMMPHPERAVEALLGSEDGLKLFQSMYKNYQKELCK from the coding sequence ATGAAATTCGCAGTCATTGTTTTTCCTGGATCAAATTGTGACTTAGACATGTATGCAGCTGTAAAAGATATTCTAGGGGTAGATGCGGAATATGTTCAGCATTATGAAAAAAGTTTGCAAGGGTTCGATGCAGTATTGCTCCCTGGAGGATTCTCATACGGTGATTACCTGCGTACGGGAGCTATTGCCCGGTTTTCCAATATTATGGCTGAAGTCATCCGGTTCGCTCAAGAGGGAAAGCCTGTTTTTGGAACGTGTAATGGATTTCAAATTTTGACAGAAGTTGGTTTATTACCGGGAGCATTACGGCGCAATGATTCACTGAAATTCATCTCCAAACAACAAAAGCTAAAAGTAGCAAATACTCATACGTCATTTACAACAGCGTATGAACCAGGAGAAATCATTACCTTGCCCATCGCACACGGTGAAGGGAATTACTACTGCGATAAAGAAACGTTGCAGCAATTGAAGGACAACGATCAAATCGTCTTTACTTATACGAATGATAACCCAAATGGAAGTGTCGAAAATATAGCGGGCATTATCAATAAGCAAGGGAATGTGTTGGGTATGATGCCTCATCCTGAACGAGCTGTTGAAGCATTACTGGGTTCTGAAGATGGGTTAAAATTATTCCAGTCCATGTATAAAAATTATCAGAAGGAGCTGTGCAAATAA
- the purS gene encoding phosphoribosylformylglycinamidine synthase subunit PurS: MYKVTVYVTYKDSVLDPQGEAVKGAVHRMGYDSVENIRIGKYFEIQVSKDEDDIEQVIEEICDKLLANVVMETYRYDIQEVEI; this comes from the coding sequence GTGTATAAAGTAACCGTTTATGTAACTTATAAAGATTCAGTTCTGGATCCACAAGGGGAAGCAGTTAAGGGTGCGGTTCATCGTATGGGATATGATTCAGTTGAAAATATCCGTATTGGAAAATATTTTGAAATTCAAGTTTCTAAGGATGAAGATGATATCGAGCAAGTAATTGAAGAAATTTGTGACAAACTTTTAGCAAATGTCGTAATGGAAACATACCGGTATGATATTCAGGAGGTTGAAATTTAA
- the purC gene encoding phosphoribosylaminoimidazolesuccinocarboxamide synthase, protein MERKELLYTGKAKKMYATNQETVLLAEYLNQVTSLNGAKKENVEGKGELNNQITGLIFNYLAEKGVASHYIQEVSKTEQLIREVEMIPLEVVVRNVSAGSFAKRFSMEEGINLPFPIIEFYYKNDKLDDPFINDSHVKMLNVAKDEEVMEIKKQALEINAALVEMFRKIAIRLIDFKIEFGKTADGKIILADEISPDTCRLWDVNTKEHLDKDLYRRDLGDIIPVYVEVLQRLKNM, encoded by the coding sequence ATGGAAAGAAAAGAATTGCTTTATACCGGGAAAGCTAAAAAGATGTATGCGACAAATCAAGAGACGGTTCTTTTAGCAGAGTATTTAAACCAAGTAACTTCACTAAATGGCGCTAAAAAAGAAAATGTTGAAGGGAAGGGAGAACTGAATAACCAAATAACGGGTCTAATATTCAACTACTTAGCTGAAAAAGGGGTTGCAAGCCATTATATCCAAGAAGTGTCTAAAACCGAACAATTGATAAGAGAAGTTGAAATGATTCCTTTAGAGGTCGTTGTCCGTAATGTGTCGGCCGGCAGCTTTGCAAAACGGTTTAGTATGGAGGAAGGAATCAATTTGCCTTTTCCAATTATTGAGTTTTATTACAAAAATGATAAGCTGGATGATCCATTTATCAATGACTCACACGTTAAGATGCTGAACGTTGCGAAAGACGAAGAGGTCATGGAAATAAAAAAGCAAGCATTAGAGATCAATGCTGCCTTAGTTGAAATGTTCAGAAAAATTGCTATTCGCTTAATTGATTTTAAAATTGAATTTGGGAAAACAGCTGATGGGAAAATCATCCTCGCTGATGAAATATCCCCGGATACTTGCCGTTTATGGGATGTGAATACAAAGGAACATTTAGACAAAGATCTTTATCGCCGTGATCTAGGAGATATTATTCCTGTTTACGTAGAAGTATTGCAACGGCTGAAAAACATGTGA
- the purB gene encoding adenylosuccinate lyase, with amino-acid sequence MITRYTRPEMAKIWSEQNGYNSWLEVEILAVEAWAILGEIPTEDVRKIRSNATYNIDRMVEIEKETRHDVVAFTRSVSESLGEERKWVHYGLTSTDVVDTAYGYQMKQANDIIRKDLQNVLEIIGNKAKEHKNTVCMGRTHGVHAEPTTFGLKLANWYSEIKRNIERFEHAAEGVEAGKISGAVGTFANISPFVEEFVCKKLGIRQQEISTQVLPRDMHAEYLAAIALIATSVERFATEIRSLQKSEVREVEEFFEKGQKGSSAMPHKRNPIGSENVVGLARVIRGYMMTAYENVALWHERDISHSSAERIILPDSTILLDYQLNRFATIIEKLTVFPENMIRNMDATYGLIYSQRVLLKLIDHGMNREEAYDLIQPKTAYSWDNQISFRSLLEQDKTIMSKLTKEDINDAFNYEYHLDQVDRIFERVGLVDQ; translated from the coding sequence ATGATTACACGTTATACACGTCCTGAGATGGCTAAGATTTGGTCGGAACAAAATGGCTATAATAGTTGGTTAGAAGTTGAAATTTTAGCAGTTGAAGCTTGGGCTATTTTAGGTGAGATCCCAACAGAAGATGTTAGAAAGATAAGGTCAAACGCAACGTATAATATTGATCGTATGGTAGAAATTGAAAAAGAAACTAGACATGATGTCGTAGCTTTTACGCGATCCGTTTCTGAATCATTGGGTGAGGAAAGAAAATGGGTCCACTATGGATTGACTAGTACCGATGTTGTCGATACTGCATACGGCTACCAAATGAAACAAGCGAACGATATTATTCGTAAAGATTTACAAAACGTACTAGAAATCATTGGAAACAAAGCAAAAGAACACAAAAATACAGTATGCATGGGCCGTACACATGGTGTCCACGCGGAGCCAACAACATTTGGTTTGAAATTAGCTAATTGGTATTCTGAAATCAAACGCAATATCGAACGATTTGAGCACGCAGCTGAGGGTGTCGAAGCGGGAAAAATAAGTGGAGCAGTAGGAACATTTGCGAATATCTCGCCTTTTGTGGAAGAATTTGTTTGTAAAAAGCTGGGTATACGACAACAAGAAATTTCAACGCAAGTATTGCCCCGAGATATGCATGCTGAATATCTTGCTGCAATTGCTTTAATTGCAACGAGTGTGGAGCGTTTTGCTACTGAAATTCGAAGTTTGCAAAAATCAGAGGTACGCGAAGTGGAAGAGTTTTTTGAAAAAGGACAAAAAGGTTCTTCAGCTATGCCGCATAAACGTAATCCTATTGGTTCCGAGAATGTAGTTGGCCTAGCACGCGTTATCCGAGGCTATATGATGACGGCATATGAAAATGTAGCTTTATGGCATGAACGTGATATTTCTCATTCTTCTGCAGAAAGAATCATCTTACCGGATAGTACTATTTTATTGGATTACCAATTAAATCGTTTTGCGACTATTATAGAGAAATTGACTGTTTTCCCTGAAAATATGATCCGTAATATGGATGCGACATATGGCTTGATTTATAGCCAACGAGTATTATTGAAATTGATCGACCATGGAATGAATCGTGAAGAAGCATATGACTTGATACAACCTAAAACGGCTTATTCTTGGGATAATCAAATAAGTTTTCGGTCATTATTAGAACAAGATAAGACCATAATGTCTAAATTAACCAAAGAAGATATCAATGATGCTTTCAATTATGAGTATCATTTAGATCAGGTCGATCGTATTTTTGAAAGAGTAGGATTAGTAGATCAATAG
- the purK gene encoding 5-(carboxyamino)imidazole ribonucleotide synthase, translating into MYKSLKPGDTIGIIGGGQLGKMMAQSAKKMGFIVGILDPNQNCPAAQVSDWNIRADYADKEALREFARKVTVLTFEFENIDAEALREMEDLSAIPQGSEIISITQDRIKEKQFLESIGVSIAAFEVVKTTDQLNGALGKIGYPCVLKTARFGYDGKGQVVLKSEADKAEAEALIADNSCILEAWVPFLKELSVMIVRNQKGEATIFPVSENIHVNNILHESIVPARISPIVSKKAVDTAKQIADALQLVGTLGIELFLTKDDGIFINELAPRPHNSGHYTIEAMSFSQFDAHIRAVAGLAMPTARLLSDVVMVNILGQHLEDSLAFRDKKADWSFHYYGKKEMYLNRKIGHITILTNDVEATLIEIDNTGIWNGGSN; encoded by the coding sequence TTGTATAAGTCGCTCAAACCAGGAGATACTATTGGAATTATTGGAGGCGGGCAATTAGGAAAAATGATGGCTCAATCAGCAAAAAAGATGGGATTTATTGTTGGTATTTTGGATCCTAATCAAAATTGTCCAGCAGCTCAAGTGTCTGATTGGAATATCCGCGCTGATTATGCAGATAAAGAAGCTTTACGTGAATTTGCGAGAAAAGTAACGGTTCTAACCTTTGAATTTGAAAATATTGATGCAGAAGCATTGCGAGAGATGGAAGATTTGTCAGCTATCCCGCAAGGTAGCGAAATAATAAGCATTACACAAGACCGAATCAAAGAAAAACAGTTTTTAGAGTCTATTGGGGTTTCAATTGCAGCTTTTGAGGTTGTGAAAACAACTGACCAACTGAATGGTGCACTTGGAAAAATTGGCTATCCCTGCGTCTTGAAAACAGCGCGTTTTGGATACGATGGTAAAGGGCAAGTTGTTTTGAAATCTGAGGCGGATAAAGCAGAGGCAGAAGCATTGATCGCTGATAATAGTTGTATTCTGGAAGCTTGGGTACCTTTTTTGAAAGAACTATCGGTCATGATTGTTCGCAATCAAAAAGGAGAAGCGACAATTTTTCCTGTTTCTGAGAATATCCACGTAAATAATATTTTACATGAAAGCATTGTACCTGCCCGGATCTCTCCTATAGTAAGCAAAAAAGCCGTGGATACGGCTAAACAAATTGCTGATGCTTTGCAATTAGTTGGCACATTAGGAATTGAACTATTTTTAACAAAAGATGATGGCATCTTTATCAATGAACTGGCACCTCGTCCGCATAATTCAGGGCACTATACGATTGAAGCAATGTCTTTTTCACAATTTGATGCACATATCCGAGCGGTAGCTGGGTTGGCGATGCCAACAGCCCGCTTACTTTCGGATGTCGTTATGGTCAATATACTGGGACAACATTTGGAGGACAGTTTAGCTTTTCGAGATAAAAAAGCGGACTGGTCGTTTCATTACTATGGTAAAAAAGAAATGTATCTGAATAGAAAAATCGGACACATCACTATTTTGACGAACGATGTAGAAGCAACATTGATTGAAATAGATAATACCGGGATCTGGAATGGAGGAAGCAATTAA
- the purE gene encoding 5-(carboxyamino)imidazole ribonucleotide mutase yields the protein MDTIISVVMGSTSDWETMKDCCTILDEFEVAYEKKVVSAHRTPDLMFKFAEQARESGTKIIIAGAGGAAHLPGMIAAKTTLPVIGVPIRSQALNGIDSLLSIVQMPAGIPVATVAIGKAGAANAGLLAVQILAIEDEKLAKKLEVRRDRLKKNVIESSEELV from the coding sequence ATGGATACCATTATCTCTGTTGTTATGGGGAGCACTTCTGATTGGGAAACAATGAAAGACTGTTGTACGATTTTAGATGAATTTGAAGTAGCCTATGAAAAAAAGGTGGTATCGGCCCATCGGACACCAGATTTGATGTTCAAATTTGCTGAACAAGCAAGAGAGTCGGGAACAAAAATAATCATTGCAGGAGCTGGAGGCGCCGCTCATTTACCGGGCATGATCGCAGCAAAAACAACATTGCCAGTTATAGGCGTACCGATACGATCTCAAGCACTTAACGGGATAGATTCATTGTTGTCCATTGTACAAATGCCAGCAGGTATACCGGTTGCTACGGTGGCGATTGGGAAAGCAGGAGCCGCGAATGCAGGACTTCTTGCTGTTCAGATCCTTGCTATTGAAGATGAAAAATTAGCAAAAAAATTGGAAGTAAGACGTGATAGGCTTAAGAAAAATGTAATAGAAAGTAGTGAAGAACTTGTATAA
- a CDS encoding membrane protein, whose protein sequence is MLTTILEDPLYLQFAFAGCIALAILTLPLKDIISVGFYDISDFFVTGMIAFFITYGILLTNRSIVSIWLFAGIFFVSMIIIMLMNILVILPFKNRAENSSITSIYELEGKEAKVSIPITLNGTGEVIVSTGFTRVNKMAKIYDNTDGITDIPKNENVLIMDVRDNILYVLPYTNSIKTIGKPMPTWNKK, encoded by the coding sequence GTGTTAACTACTATCTTAGAAGACCCACTGTACTTACAATTTGCTTTTGCAGGCTGTATAGCATTAGCCATTTTGACATTACCGCTAAAAGATATTATCAGTGTCGGCTTTTACGACATCAGTGATTTCTTTGTCACGGGTATGATTGCTTTTTTTATTACATACGGGATCCTCTTGACCAATCGCTCAATCGTATCCATTTGGTTATTTGCGGGTATCTTTTTTGTCAGTATGATTATCATTATGCTCATGAATATTCTCGTTATCCTGCCCTTTAAGAATCGTGCAGAAAATTCAAGCATTACTTCAATCTATGAATTAGAAGGCAAAGAAGCGAAAGTATCCATTCCGATCACACTCAACGGAACAGGAGAAGTCATCGTCTCTACTGGTTTTACAAGGGTTAACAAAATGGCTAAAATCTATGACAATACGGATGGTATAACCGATATTCCAAAAAATGAGAACGTATTGATTATGGATGTCCGCGACAACATTCTTTATGTACTTCCCTATACAAACAGCATTAAAACAATCGGTAAACCAATGCCGACATGGAATAAGAAATAA
- a CDS encoding flotillin family protein: protein MNPALFGTVGAVVIAIVLLVALVSRYRTASPAEALIISGTALGDKNVYIDPNTGNKMKIVSGGGTFVWPIIQSVHKLSLLSSKLDVRTPEVYTEEGVPVAVDGTVIIKIGSTSEDIATAAEQYLGKSTEQLESEAKEVLEGHLRSILGRMTVEDIYQNRDKFNQNVQDEASGDLAKMGLVILSFTVKEVTDKNGYLDSLGQGRIAEVKRDADIKTANADKETRIQRALAEQLSQEAELQRQTQIAEAEKVKSLRISEYGREQNIAKAEAESAYDLKKAELKKKVIIEEGNAQIIEREKQIELQEKETIKQEREYDATVRKKADAERYSVEQRAEADKNKAIAESEARAKEIELNGMAQAESIRLIGQAEADSKTAWAEALKQYGDEAIATLLIEAYPAIVRAAAEPLSNIDKITVVDSGNGNGASAITKTALNTLAASQEAFKDATGLDINNLISSFAGTKNVGRQISNLNDTFTQTTTVAEEPSTTEDSE, encoded by the coding sequence ATGAATCCAGCATTATTCGGAACCGTTGGCGCAGTCGTCATCGCAATCGTTTTACTAGTAGCATTGGTCAGTCGTTACCGTACAGCTTCTCCCGCGGAAGCCTTAATTATCAGCGGTACAGCATTAGGCGACAAAAATGTTTATATTGACCCCAATACGGGCAATAAAATGAAAATCGTTAGTGGAGGCGGTACATTCGTTTGGCCAATTATTCAATCTGTTCATAAGTTGTCATTATTATCGTCTAAATTAGACGTGCGCACACCTGAAGTGTATACCGAGGAAGGTGTTCCGGTCGCAGTTGATGGGACTGTTATTATTAAAATCGGCTCCACATCAGAAGATATCGCAACAGCCGCTGAACAATATCTTGGTAAGTCAACAGAACAATTAGAAAGCGAAGCGAAAGAAGTCCTAGAAGGACATTTGCGTTCGATTTTAGGTCGCATGACTGTTGAAGATATTTATCAAAACCGTGATAAATTCAACCAAAATGTTCAAGATGAAGCATCTGGCGATTTAGCTAAAATGGGATTGGTTATTTTATCTTTTACAGTAAAAGAAGTAACGGACAAAAATGGTTACCTAGATTCATTAGGTCAAGGACGTATTGCCGAAGTTAAACGAGATGCCGATATCAAAACAGCGAATGCGGATAAAGAAACACGTATTCAACGAGCACTAGCTGAACAACTGTCTCAAGAAGCTGAATTGCAACGACAAACACAGATTGCCGAAGCTGAAAAAGTGAAAAGTCTTCGCATATCTGAATACGGCAGAGAACAAAATATCGCAAAAGCTGAAGCTGAAAGTGCATATGACTTAAAGAAAGCTGAATTAAAGAAAAAAGTTATCATCGAAGAGGGTAACGCTCAAATCATTGAACGTGAAAAACAAATCGAATTGCAAGAAAAAGAAACCATCAAGCAAGAACGCGAATACGACGCAACTGTCCGTAAAAAAGCTGATGCTGAACGTTACTCTGTTGAGCAACGTGCCGAAGCTGATAAAAACAAAGCTATTGCTGAATCTGAAGCGAGAGCCAAAGAAATCGAATTAAATGGTATGGCTCAAGCCGAAAGTATTCGTTTAATCGGTCAAGCTGAAGCAGACAGCAAGACAGCATGGGCTGAAGCTTTGAAACAATACGGTGATGAAGCCATTGCAACCTTACTGATTGAAGCTTATCCTGCAATTGTTCGTGCTGCTGCTGAACCATTGAGTAACATTGACAAAATCACAGTTGTAGATAGCGGAAACGGAAATGGTGCATCAGCCATTACTAAAACAGCCCTAAATACATTGGCAGCTTCTCAAGAGGCCTTTAAAGATGCAACGGGCTTAGACATCAACAATTTAATCAGCTCATTTGCTGGAACAAAGAATGTAGGTCGTCAAATCAGTAATTTAAACGACACCTTCACTCAAACAACTACCGTGGCTGAAGAACCAAGTACCACAGAAGATTCAGAATAA
- the hisIE gene encoding bifunctional phosphoribosyl-AMP cyclohydrolase/phosphoribosyl-ATP diphosphatase HisIE, whose product MSNYDELKPDFSKGLLTVILQHYTNKNVLMVGYMNEEAFEITKKEEVVWFYSRSKERLWKKGESSQNVQYVKEMYLDCDQDALLIMVNPAGPTCHRNTESCFDVAPAFTLKDIEQTIQDREKEKAGASYTNYLLTEGIDKIAKKFGEEAVEVIIAAKNADKKETANETADLLYHLGVLLHDQGVAVDNVAAVLAERHQKSNNFKGERKDIDVW is encoded by the coding sequence ATGTCTAATTACGATGAGTTGAAGCCTGATTTTTCAAAAGGGTTATTGACGGTTATCTTGCAACATTACACGAATAAAAACGTACTAATGGTTGGGTACATGAATGAAGAAGCTTTTGAAATTACAAAAAAAGAAGAAGTCGTTTGGTTCTATTCCAGAAGCAAAGAGCGATTATGGAAAAAAGGCGAAAGCAGTCAGAATGTCCAATATGTAAAAGAAATGTATTTGGACTGCGATCAAGATGCATTGCTCATAATGGTAAACCCAGCAGGCCCAACGTGTCACCGAAATACGGAAAGCTGTTTTGATGTCGCTCCAGCGTTTACGCTGAAAGATATCGAGCAAACGATTCAAGACCGGGAAAAAGAAAAAGCAGGAGCTTCCTACACAAATTACCTGTTAACAGAAGGAATCGATAAAATAGCCAAAAAATTTGGTGAAGAAGCAGTTGAAGTCATCATTGCCGCAAAAAATGCAGACAAAAAAGAAACTGCCAATGAAACAGCTGACTTGTTGTACCACCTTGGAGTCTTGCTACATGATCAAGGCGTTGCCGTTGATAATGTTGCCGCAGTGTTGGCTGAGCGCCATCAAAAAAGCAACAATTTTAAAGGTGAACGAAAAGATATAGATGTTTGGTAA
- the hisF gene encoding imidazole glycerol phosphate synthase subunit HisF, with product MIKKRIIPCLDVKDGQVVKGIQFKQLREIGDPVKMAKQYNALGADELVFLDISATETGHALMIDVIRKTAKELFIPLTIGGGIKNLADISQLLNAGADKVSLNSAALANPAFIKEASEKFGSQCICIAIDAQWEPEEEDWFCYTHGGKKRTAKRTLEWVKEVEALGAGELLVTSMDYDGMKQGFDHRLLRLIEQAVHIPVIASGGGGNARHFAELFKETNVSAGLAASIFHDEEILIAEVKDSCTKKGVPMRYV from the coding sequence ATGATTAAAAAACGGATCATTCCTTGCTTGGATGTAAAAGACGGCCAAGTGGTCAAGGGTATTCAATTTAAACAATTAAGAGAAATTGGCGATCCTGTTAAGATGGCGAAACAATACAATGCCCTCGGAGCGGATGAACTGGTTTTTTTGGATATTTCTGCAACAGAAACCGGACATGCACTCATGATTGATGTCATCCGCAAGACAGCTAAAGAATTGTTTATTCCTTTAACTATCGGAGGGGGCATTAAAAATCTAGCAGACATCTCCCAGTTACTCAATGCAGGAGCGGATAAAGTCAGCTTGAATTCTGCTGCACTGGCAAATCCTGCATTCATTAAAGAGGCTAGTGAAAAGTTTGGCTCGCAATGCATTTGTATCGCGATCGATGCACAATGGGAACCGGAAGAAGAAGACTGGTTCTGCTATACTCATGGCGGGAAAAAGCGAACGGCTAAGCGAACGCTCGAGTGGGTAAAAGAAGTTGAGGCATTAGGTGCCGGAGAATTATTGGTCACCAGTATGGATTATGATGGAATGAAACAAGGTTTTGATCATCGTCTATTGAGGCTAATTGAACAAGCCGTTCATATTCCGGTCATTGCTTCTGGAGGTGGCGGAAACGCCCGACACTTTGCAGAGTTATTCAAAGAGACCAATGTATCTGCTGGATTGGCCGCTTCTATTTTCCATGATGAAGAAATCTTAATTGCAGAAGTAAAAGATAGCTGTACAAAGAAAGGAGTACCGATGCGTTATGTCTAA